One part of the Vicia villosa cultivar HV-30 ecotype Madison, WI linkage group LG6, Vvil1.0, whole genome shotgun sequence genome encodes these proteins:
- the LOC131610827 gene encoding caffeoylshikimate esterase-like, with translation MDLEFQYQEEFWRNSRGVQLFTCKWLPLSSPKALVFLCHGYGMECSRFMRECGVRLACARYAVYGIDYEGHGRSEGVRCYIKNFNNLVNDCYDFFKSVSVLHEYKGKTRFLYGESMGGAVSLLLHQKDPSFWDGAVLVAPMCKISEKVKPHQVVINILTKVEDIIPKWKIVPTKDVINLAFKDPAKRERIRKNKLIYQDKPRLKTALEMLRTSMSLEDTLYKVTLPFFVMHGETDTVTDPEVSRALYERASSKDKTFKLYPGMWHGLTSGEPDDNIEKVFEDIITWLDKHANSKSVALDSSNPTIEAYDYDIEKSTPVVSSANTSMKLTRPRKSYLCGLKGSSSLHHSAN, from the exons ATGGATTTAGAGTTTCAATATCAAGAA GAGTTCTGGAGAAACTCAAGAGGAGTGCAACTATTCACCTGCAAATGGTTGCCATTGTCTTCTCCAAAAGCTCTGGTTTTTCTTTGCCATG GTTATGGTATGGAATGCAGTCGTTTCATGAGAG AATGTGGAGTGAGGCTAGCTTGTGCTAGATATGCTGTGTATGGTATTGATTATGAAGGACATGGACGTTCTGAAGGGGTTCGATGTTACATTAAGAACTTCAATAACCTTGTTAATGACTGCTATGATTTTTTCAAGTCAGTTTCTG TGCTCCATGAGTATAAGGGAAAGACTAGGTTCTTGTATGGAGAGTCCATGGGTGGAGCAGTTAGCCTTCTCTTGCATCAGAAGGACCCTTCTTTCTGGGATGGCGCAGTTCTTGTTGCGCCCATGTGTAAG ATATCAGAGAAGGTGAAGCCACACCAAGTGGTCATCAACATATTGACTAAAGTAGAAGATATCATACCAAAGTGGAAGATTGTTCCAACAAAAGATGTCATCAATTTAGCCTTCAAAGATCCAGCTAAACGAGAAAGG ATAAGAAAAAACAAGTTGATATATCAGGATAAACCCAGGTTAAAAACCGCATTAGAAATGTTAAGAACCAGCATGAGTCTTGAAGACACATTATACAAG GTGACACTGCCTTTTTTTGTAATGCATGGAGAGACAGACACAGTGACAGATCCAGAAGTAAGCAGAGCATTATATGAGAGAGCTAGTAGCAAAGATAAGACCTTTAAATTGTATCCGGGAATGTGGCATGGTTTAACATCCGGCGAGCCTGATGATAACATCGAAAAGGTCTTTGAAGACATTATCACATGGCTAGACAAACATGCTAACAGTAAAAGTGTTGCTCTTGACTCTTCAAATCCAACAATTGAGGCTTATGACTACGACATTGAGAAATCGACACCAGTTGTATCATCAGCAAACACTAGTATGAAGCTTACTCGTCCGCGAAAAAGTTATCTTTGTGGATTGAAAGGAAGTAGTTCGTTACATCACTCGGCAAATTAG